The genomic window TATACGAgacgtaggtctatcgccagttgtaccaaatgagcatgcgcggcTCGTTTTCCAGCATGCTACGTGTTTACACAATGTACTTGAACTGAACCAGCCCACTATGGTCCGAGTAGAAATACTGAGCCTAGCTGGCATGGCTCAGCTCGCGTTTACATGTACCATGAAACCAAGCCAGCACGGGCTGGCCCTCTTACAAATGCTCGTGATAAAGGGGTATAAGAAGCAGGCTGGTAACATATGCAAACAAAGATTGTAGCCACATACCTTGCCATACAGGCAAGCATGCAAGCACAGACAAGCATGCAGTAGAGCAAGCAGGCACACGAGCAAGCAAATAAGTTGACATGCAGACACTCAAAAACACGGCTATGCAAACAGGCAGGGAGACAAGCAAGAAAGCAAAacgacaggcaagcagacaagcaggcaaaTCCACAGGCATAGAAGCAGCTACATAGCCAGGTaaacactccaacaaacaagcaacaggcaggcaggcaagtgAACAAGCAAGTGGGCAGGAAGGCAGTCAAGCAAGCGGGCAGGAAGGCAGTCAAGCAAGTAGGCATACATACAGGTGAGAAGGAAGATGAGTATACGAGCAAGCAATGAGACATACAAGTACAAAGAATATACAGACACcacaacacatgcatacactcacaaacaaacaaacaaacagacaaacaaatgtgtacacgtgtacatgtagtgaCCAAAGTAGAAATATGGCTAATTACATAAAAGAGAGGACACCGGTCAAGACCCCTTCAACAAGTCActagccaaacagacagacacacaaacagataaacaaacaaacagacaacacacaaaaacaaatacaccCAACgattttaataaaaaatttactaGCAAACAAATGTCATTTTGTTAACATCTAATGCTCACACCTACACAATGCAGGAATCCACAACATGAAACATTACACTACACATAAactaaagaataaataaacattactaaatatgacaaacaactgttaatagaatagataaatagacaattaGAGTACAAAACTCTCAATCTAAATTTACTGTAAACTAAAAAAAGAAAGATGAATGTGCTGTGTTAGTATCAATACATGCAACCACATTATacttaacacaaacacacaatacatacttCTATTGCTTAATTCATTACTAAACtaagaaataaaattaaaaattaaatttatggtAAGATAAAGCTCATAGTTACTCACTCGCTGCAGTATACTCTTTGTTGTTCAAAGTACGTTCCAGCCCAAGGGCTTCTTGTAAAACCCTCAATGCATCTTCCAGCTTCCCTTGCTTACTCAGACATATTCCAAGTTCATGAAGAGCTAGAGACACAAAAACACGACCGTCAATGACTCATCTCTTCCAGTCCTAGTCTCCCTTCACAGTCTGTTACACTTTCCCAACAAGTTCACTGCTCAACAGAGACTACAGACTAGACATAGTACATCTAAATAAAAACTCATCATaatagactgatagacagaaaccagacagacagacaactaactgACAATGAGACAAAATGTTGGCAAACAATTTgtggtaaacagacagacaacacacagacagaagacacacatgcagacaaacaaccagacagatacacaagcaaacagttgGTTTATTCATCCTTATTCTACGGTGCATCTATGACCCCTGCCAATACAGTCTacagcaggcagacagacaaacagaagacagacagacagacagacagacacaaacagacagacagacagacaagcaacaagcagacagtcagacagataaacagacaaccagtcaaaaagaaagacagtagACTAATACCCCatttacacgagcacgcaCGGTGAGCCAAGCCTCaccagcccagtattccagcccatgtttacacaacacactcagtagaaggaagccaatgtGTGTCATTAACGTGCGTTGGTTACTTGAGCTTGAGAAAAGACAACTCgtgttagctcacgtttgcaatggacacAAGCCAAGCTGCTCACATTTTTTCTCTacggctttacaacagtcatatagAGAATGCGTAGGACACATACGAGACATCGTACTATTTATACGAGACGTAGGTCTATCGCTAGTcataccaaatgagcatgcacgGCTCGTTTTCCAGCAAGCTACGCGTTTTCACAATGTACTTGACACGAGCCAGCCCACACTGGACTGGCCAGTAATACTGAGCCTAGTTAGCATGGCTCGGCCCGCGTTTACACGAAGCTGAGCCAGCAAGGGCTGGCCCACTTACAAGTGCTTGCGTAAACAAGGAATAAGAAGCAGGCCGGTAACATATGCAAACAGAAAGCTAGGCACACAGCTTGCCATGGAGGCAAGCATGCAggcacagacaggcaggcagttGAGCAAGCAGGCGCACAAGTGAGCAAATCAGCTGACATGCAGGCACTCAAAAACACAGCTATGCAAACAGGCAGGGAGACAAGCAAGAAAGCAAGacgacaggcaagcagacaagcaggcaaaaAGACAGGCACGGAAGCAGCTATGTAGCCAGGTaaacactccaacaaacaggcaacaggcaggcaggcgagTGAACAAGCAAGTGGGCAGGAAGGCAGTCAAGCGAGTAGGCATACATACAGGTGAGAAGGAAGGTGAGTACATGAGCAAGCAATGAGACATACAAGTACAAAGAATATACAGACACCACaacacatgtatacacacacaaacaaacaaacaaacagacaaacaaatgtgtacacgtgtacatgcagTGACCAAAGTAGAAACATGGCTAATTACATAAAAGAGAGGACACGGGTCAAGACCCCTTCAACAAGTCActagccaaacagacagacacacaaacagataaacaaacaaacacacaacacaaaaacaaatacacccaatgatttttaataaaaatttttttACTAGCAAACAAATGTCATTTTGTTAACATCTAATGCTTACATCTACACAATGCAGGAATCCACAACATGAAACATAACACTACACATAAactaaagaataaataaacattactaaatatgacaaacaactgttaatagaatagataaatagacaattaGAGTACAAAACTCTCAATCTAAACTTACCGTAAACTAAAAAAGAAAGATGAATGTGCTGTGTTAGTATCAATACATGCAACCATATTATacttaacacaaacacacaatacatacttCTATTGCTTAATTCATTACTAAACtaagaaataaaattaaaaattaaatttatggtAAGATAAAGCTCATAGTTACTCACTCCTTGCAGTAGAGTCTTTGTAGTTAGGGCCAAGAGAATGACGAAGCTCAAGAGCTTCTTGTAAAACCGTCAAAGCATCTTCCAGCTTCCCTTGCTTACTCAGACATACTCCAAGTACATGAAGAGctagagacacaacaacacgACCGTCAATGACTCATCTCTTCCAGTCCTAGTCTCCCTTCACAGTCTGTTACACTTTCCCAACAAGTTCACTGCTCAACAGAGACTACAGACTAGACATAGTACATCTAAATAAAAACTCATTATAATAGACTGATAGAcacaaaccagacagacagacaactaactgACAATGAGACAAAATGTTGGCAAACAATTTGTggtaaacagacatacaacacagagacagaagacacacaggcagacaaacaaccagacagatacacaagcaaacagttgGTTTATTCATCCTTACTCTAGGGTGCATCTATGACCCCTGCCAATACAGTCTAcagaaggcagacagacagacagacaaacaatcagacagacagacagacagacagacaaacataagacagacagacagacagacagacagacaggcaacaggcagacagtcagacagataaacagacaaccagtcaaaaagaaagacagtagACTAATACCCCATTTACATGAGCACGCATGGTGAGCCAAGCCTCaccagcccagtattccagcccatgtttacacaacacactcaGTAGCAggaagccaatgcgtgtcaGTAACGTGCGTTGGTTACTTGAGCTTGACAAAAGACAACTCgtgttagctcacgtttgcaatggacacAAGCCAAGCTGCTCACATTTTTTCTCTacggctttacaacagtcatatagAGAATGCGTAGGACACATACGAGACGTCGTACTATTTATACGAGACGTAGGTCTATCGCTAGTTcgtaccaaatgagcatgcacgGCTCGTTTTCCAGCAAGCTACGCGTTTTCACAATGTACTTGACACGAGCCAGCCCACACTGGACTGGCCAGTAATACTGAGCCTAGCTAGCATGGCTCGGCCCGCGTTTACACGAAGCCAAGCCAGCAACGGCTTGCCCACTTACAAGTGCTCGCGTAAATGAGGAATAAGAAGCAGGCCGGTACCATATGCAAACAGAAAGCTAGGCACACAGCTTGCCATGGAGGCAAGCATGCAggcacagacaggcaggcagttGAGCAACCAGGCAAATGAACGAGCAAATCAGCTGACATGCAGGCACTCAAAAACACGGCTATGCAAACAGGCAGGGAGACAAGCAAGAAAGCAAGacgacaggcaagcagacaagcaggcaaaaAGACAGGCACGGAAGCAGCTATGTAGCCAGGTaaacactccaacaaacaggcaacaggcaggcaggcgagTCAACAAGCAAGTGGGCAGGAAGGCAGTCAAGCGAGTACGCATACATACAGGTCAGAAGGAAGGTGAGTATATGAGCAAGCAATGAGACATACAAGTACAAAGAATATACAGACACcacaacacatgcatacacacacaaacaaacaaacagacagacaaacaaatgtgtacacgtgtacatgcagTGACCAAAGTAGAAACATGGCTGATTACATAAAAGAGAGGACACGGCTCAAGACCCCTTCAACAAGTCActagccacacagacagacacacaaacaaacagacaacacaaaacaaatacacCCAATgatttttaataaaaattttactAGCAAACAAATGTCATTTTGTTAACATCTAATGCTTACATCTACACAATGCAGGAATCCACACCATGAAACATAACACTACACATAAactaaagaataaataaacattactaaatatgacaaacaactgttaatagaatagataaatagacaattaGAGTAGAAAACTCTCAATCTAAATTTACTGTAAACTAAAAAAAAGAAAGATGAATGTGCTGTGTTAGTATCAATACATGCAACCACATTATacttaacacaaacacacaatacatacttCTATTGCTTAATTCATTACTAAACtaagaaataaaattaaaaattaaatttatggtAAGATAAAGCTCATAGTTACTCACTCCTTGCGATATCCGCTTTGTTGTTCAAAGTACGTTCCAGCCCAAGGGCTTCTTGTAAAACCCTCACTGCATCTTCCAGCTTCCCTTGCTTACTCAGACATACTCCAAGTACATGAAGAGctagagacacaacaacatgacCATCAATGACTCATCTCTTCCAGTCCTAGTCTCCCTTCACAGTCTGTTAGACTTTCCCAACAAGTTCACTGCTCAACAGAGACTACAAACTAGACATAGTACATCTAAATAAAAGCTCATtatctacaacacacacacacacacacacacacacacacacacacacacacacacacacacacacacacacacacacacacacacacacacacacacacacacacacacacacacacacacacaacagacaggcaaacagacagacaagcagacagacagataaacatacaaccacacaaaaagaaagacaagtaAAGACAAGGAGGCAAGCCAGCACACAGCCGACCATGCAAGCACAAAGACATGTGGGTAGTTGAGCACACAGGCAAACTGCAGGCGAGTACACAAGCAGACATGCAGCCACTCAAAAACTCACCCATGCAAGAAGtcaggcaagcaagcaagaaAGCAGGACAGCAGGCAAGCAGGCGAACAGGCAAACTGACAAGCAAGGAAGCAGCTATGTAGCCAGTTGAACACtccaacaaagagacagacaggcaacaagcAGAGAGACGAGCAAGCGAGCAAGCATGCAGTGAAAAGGCAGGAGGGCAACAATTTTAGTTCCACaactagttaatatcaataataatcaataaattattaactaattaattaataaacaaatgttGATAGAAGAAATAAATGTACACTTTTAGATAGAAACCTCCAATTTATTATCTAAATTTCCTCTAGATACTGTAATCAATTACAATAGATATTGACGTTTTATATTACGTTTACAATGACCAAGCCAATAGAGACCGACCAGACTAGACAGGTATTCCCAACAAGATGTGAATCGTTGAACAAACCAGCATGCATTTACAGTGCTTGTTTAGAAGGGAGCCAAGTAGGTGTGACTCATTGTCATGTGTCCTTGTCACGTGGTAAAACATGGACATCACAGCAAATGCTTTCCCGTGTGTTCTTTTTGAAAGATGGCATTGGGTGTGTAGACAAAGTGGCTCATGAGACTACAGACTACAGGCAATGGAGCTATTCTTTACAAGCGTTTGCAGTCTAGGAAACGAGCAATGCTACTCACTGCTCTTGATGATGACTGCTGTGTCACAGTTTGTGTCCCTAGAACAAGACGAACAATGAAAATGGATGCAATAACTCGTCATCAGACCACGCCATGTCCAACAATACATAAGCTGTGCATGCCTTGTCCATATCTGAGTGAGCCATCCAGCATACTCCCGTTAACATGGCTCAATAAGACCATGCTGCACCAAGCCAGCTTGCTTGATTTTAATGAGCTGAGCCAGCAAGCTCCAACCACTCCCAGCTTGGCCCGGTCACATTTACACTGGCATGTTCGACCAGCAGCACTGAGCTGGTGTGGTCTCAACCTGGTTGAATgtgccagtgtaaacgaggtatTATAGTGAGAGGAACTCATAATAACGAAAGCAACAAATATGATTATCTGAGATACTTACTGGCAGCAAGATTTGATTTATTTCCTGGAACAAGATTTCTTTTAATATTTAGGGATTCAGTCAGTAATCTGAATCCTTCCTCACACTGCCCTTGTTCAGATAAGCAAAACCCCAAACAATGAAGTGCtgtacaaacataaacaataaatatcaatgatctCACACAGATACCCGCTAACCAGCAGGTGAAGAAGATGGAAACGGAAATGGTCTGACTACGTGTGACTACTAACCATGTGATTTGTGTGCGGGCCCTGGACTAGCAGCAGCGGAGTCATACAGCTGCAAGACACGCCGGTATGATGCCTCTCCTGCTGCGTAGTTTCCAGAATTTAGATATTTCAGACCAGTTGTAATCTCAGCTGCAAATAAACAGTAAAACAACTACTACTTTATTATGTTCTTCTCTACAAACATACCTTTAGCTTCTTCTAACTCCATATTGTCGTTCTGCGACCTTCAACCTCCGCGCCTCAAGCGCGCGCATAGAAATGTCTATAAAACAGTTTTAAAATCACTATTCGGTATCTATTACGATATAGAACAAAACTCAACTCTTACTGTTTCTATCAGTTATTGATAAAGGAAGGTGGAAAGAAGGATAGAACAAGCCAGCATGCAATAAGATCTGAAATAGCTACAACTAGCCAATACTCGCAGAGTTTCTGCTGAAGGGGGCGAGTCACTACGTAAGCACAGCGAACGGAAGTTTTAATAGTCGAGTCCTCAAAAGGGGTCCCGGCCAGACGAGGTTAGCGCATGTGCTGCCCAGTCGACATCGCACTCGTCCGGCAGTGTCGCGTAACGATCCGTTGATCCGTTCGGCCGCTTTGCGTGCGTCTCCACGAAGCACCGCCCCGACCCTACAAGTCACGCCCAATCTGTTGCCCGAGCGTTGGCATATGCACGAGACGATACTCACAATGAGAGTTCAACAATGGACCAGACTAAAAACTCACTTTTCAGCTGATAGTCGACCGCTTTGTTGCTGTGGTTTGCAGTAAAAgatttacgcatgcgtgtcacACAGTCGCGGACATGCGAGAGGCCGACCTTCGCAAAGAGCTAGGCGACCGCAGTCTCGACAAAACCGGCAACAAGGTTATTCTCGTTGTGCGTTTTGCCAAGGATTGTCTTTCACGCCGACGCGTGTGCGTCGTTCTGCACTTATTTTGCAACTTCTCGTCAAGGCACTGGCTGTAGAGGGGAAATCGAGTTGAAGGAGAGCGATATCAGGCGTTAGGAAGTACGAAAGGTGGAAAAACCACGTCGAGAACGAGAAGCAAATATCAGAGTAATTATCCGCAAATTTGGGGACGCCGTTatgttgattttgctgttTAGAAGACGCGGGCGGAGACAGTGGAAAGACAGAGAAGGTACACGCTTATATCGCGACGAAATGTGGATATTCTGTGGGTAGTAGAGTGAGGATACCGGAAGTGGAGGTGGGGAACAGGCAGCAGGTAGTGGGATAGGTAGTCTAGGAACGTGAGGAATAGGATGGCAAGAGCATGTTGCTGTTTGGGTAGATTACATGTAATGAGAGTTGACAGCAACAGGATGTCTGTTGCAAGTaggaaagacaaacaagacgTCAAGCTGCAGCTGACAAAGAGAAAGCCGTTCATGCCAAGAATGAAGAAGTAGTAGATCAAGAAGACAATCCTTTAGAAGTAATTCTCGTGGAAGAAGATGGAGGTAAAGTGCCATCATTGTCTAGTGACAATGTTAACACAAGACGGTTAAGATCCAGCAGTGAGCCAACAGAGAATAGAGAAAGAGTTAAGAGAGAACAAGACAAATGCGTCCCGATTGACTGGCTTACATTATGAATTGAGATGCGAAAGTCCAGAGTCTGAAATTAGAGAATCAAACTTACTTATTGATGAGGACTATGGCGAGATGAAATCTGAAGACATGGATGACATTATCATGCATGGTGAAGACGTTCTCATTGAAGTTGCCTAGGGAATAGAAAGCGAGCACGTGGAGTATGAAGATGGAAGTTCCAAACAAGTTATTGTAGTGAGACGTTGACCTGCaatttgttttattgcatttgtGGTAAGTTGTAGTGTCCTTCGTTCATTGGAAGGTTGAAGAACTGTCTTCTCAGGATCCTGTCCCTCAGGAATGTTTCCTTGTATGTACAATAGCTAGTCAGTAGAGGAGAATATTTTACTGTAGGTTTTCCTGCctggttgtttgtattgtctgtttcttgtatATTTGCATCCACATTGCACGTCTGATGACTCTGTTTCAACACATTCTTTTCACAGAGATTACTCGGCTAATGTGAAGAACCTGGTGCTGCTAGTGCAGATGGACTGGCAGGAGACAAAGGTTTCCCATATGAATGTGGACCACATAGAACTCCAGGTCCAGCAGAACCCATTGGACCAACCGGATGTGACGAAAGTCGAGCAGATCTTATAGAATGTGGAGCACAGTGAGATGGGAGAGCAGCAGGAGTGTCAGGACAAACTGGAGCAGAAGGCAGTGCAGGACTCGAGGGCCCATAAGGTACACGTGGTGAGCATGGACAACTCGGCCCCCTTGGTCTACCGGAAAGAGtcatgcatctgctgcatatGTTGTTCCTGtatgatcaacacacaacaagcacggCCCTGCAACCTAATAAAGggatacagacagaacagatgaAAAAGTGAGAATTCATTCAATATActgtaaatgaagctgtgtttacacccttgCTTCCACAGTTATGAGCCTGAACACCATGCACGAATGATCTACGTCCGACGTATGTCGGTATAGTACgggtcagacagacagatcagatcGGCGTGCCAACATAGTCTCATGTAGCCAGACACTCTccgccatcatacttccggcCTATCCCTATCTTGGATGCTGCCGGAAGTATAATGGCAGAGTTATGATGAAAGAATGTCTGGCTACGAGAGACTAGTGCCGGCGATGTCGGACGGACTCGATTTCGACTGGTTTGTGCGTTTGCTTGCACTCGACTCGGGTGGACTTTTCCATCACTGAAGTTACTTCATGCTCTAGACAGGAAGTAGAGTCGGTTGCCAGAGCAACCGTGAAATTCCACTCAGCCGAACGGATGAACTTGATTTCCACTACCTACCGCATGCGCTCGTACTTGCATCGCAGGGTACCCCTCTTGAGGACTCTAGTGTGGTGGACGCACGCAAGTTTGCATCATGCTCTAGACAGGAAGCAGAGTCGGGTGTAGAGGCATACATCAATTATCGGACATTGCCCATTATCTGACACTGGTGTACAAAAACCAGACGAAGCTTTCTTGTATCTAAGACATGAATGTAGAAAGTTCTCACACGGTAACATgacgtgctagattcagcttgatcacttggcgtattgctgttcacggtgacaaaatagaacttccgctgGCTTTTGCTATCGACGGTACgacagttcactgtctgcaccttgaaataataggtacgtacatgtctcttctactcgcagtgataacagcagatcggcagctttgcaTGTTGCTCTTCAGAAAGCTGGAGAGGAGGGGTGAGTCTTGTTCTCTAATATCAGACACCCgagtttgcttgatgcgagtgcaaTATAGGTGAAGAATTATGTTAatgttgactgcagacgtctacTAAATGCCCACCGAACACGGAAAGTCTTTGACTCGTCTccgtatcaaacaaaagaagtaTTTGGAGAGAAAGGTAGACCTTGAAATGACTCCTATGATACTTGTATTGTCAATATAGATGCGGAATAGACAACTACGATCGCAAAAAAGCTGTGTTCTAGATGTCAAGGCGACATGTATGATGCGAcagtagggtctggctacgtgaggcTATCTACTACCGCCGTCTCTAGATTCATTTGTTCGCGAACGATGACGATGTTCAGGATGTGCTAGATGACGGAGGGCTATAAATGTTCTCAGTTTAGCACCTGTagattcattcatttgtttgtggacgGCCATATCTAGCTAATTCTTTCGATACAGAGACGAGTCAAAGGCTCTTCATGCTCGTCAAGCATTTACaaaacgtctgcagtcagtatTAACACAATTCTTCACGGTTCTCGCCTATATTGCACTCATATCAAGCAAACTCGGGTGTCCGATATTAGAGAACAAGACTCGCCCCTCTTCTCCAGCATCCTGAAGAGCAATGTGCAAAGCTGCTGATCTGTTGTTTtcactgcgagtagaagagacgtacctattatttcaaggtgcagacagtgaactgtggtaccatcgaaagcaaaaaccggcgGCTGTTCAATATTTGATGGGTGTGTCCGATATACAGGAAAAGCAGCGGAAGTTCTACtttgtcaccgtgaacagcaatacaTCAAGTAATgaagctgaatctagcacgtcgtgttaccgtgtgactactctctacatacatgccttagatacaagaaatctttgtCTGGTTTTCGTACGTCAGTGTCCGATATTGgctttacaaagtcccttttctgataggctcatagctgaataaaTGCAGTTACAAAGGTGCGATCagtgctttcacacacacacacacacacacacacacacacacacacacacacacacacacacacacacacacacacacacacacacacacacacacaaacacacacacacacacacaccattgaGCATAGTCATACATGTTCAGCTACACGTAACTGTAAGCACactgtggaagtggcagcaaTCTCCCAAACTGTAGTTTCCACCAGCTAATAATAGGTAATTACCTGAGGCCCGGTTATctgggctaagggtatagtagtggTCTGATGTGTGActgaccgtatttatacttgATTATTGCAGATggaaatgaagctattccgatcAATAGAAGAGAAGCGGTTTCGTTACCAACCAATAgatgaacgtgatgtcatcataaggcttcaactctctttgtttgtcagcTGTGCTATGAGAATTCAGCCATCAATAAACAATTCAGATTGTAGTGGTACTCCTTCCCACCATTTAGAcatgtccatgtctgtcgttGATTACATCATCAATACCCAAACCTACAGATACAAATAGACATTGCAGTGTCCATCCCTATCATTAGGTCGACAACCTTCCACTGAAGTGTGACAAAGCTTGAAGGCAAAAGCTTGAAGACAAAAGCTTGAAGAAAAAGGATGTGGCACCCAAACTGGCACCCTAATGGTACTGTATGTTTAGTAACAACGTCCTTGCATGTTGCAACTTATGTTAAtacattttctttcttctaGTACTGCAGCCATCAACGCACGAGCACTTCCAGCAGCAGCTTTGGCATTTGCACAACCCTGTTCAGCAATGGTACTTGCACAACATTCCTCAGCAACAGGAACATCAGCAACAGTACTTGTATTTGCCCACTtccaacagcagcagcaactatatgagcagcagcagcagtactGGCAACCCCAACAACAGCACAGACTAAGGAACTGCACCAGCCCATGCACTGGGACCAGCATGAgcacttcaacaacaacaactggcAAAGGTGCCAACAGCAACACCACCAGGACCAGGACCGGTGCCGGCACGAACACAAgcacttcaacaacaacaacaaccggCAACGACACCAACAGCAGCACCACAACCAGCAACGATGCCTGCAGCAGCACCACCACCGTACACCATCAAGAAGATCACCAACGACAACATCTACAGCAACACGACGGGCACTAGCACGACCATCGGCAACACaaagagcagcagcagcaagagcACAACCATCGGTAACACGAAGAGCACCAGCAATGTACTCAACCGTCTCACTGATGTTTGCTATTCCTGTAAGCGCTTGAGACACAGTCAGACGTTGACTAGGTTGTGAATACAACATCTTCATACACGTCATGCAAACTTCTCTTTGCTCCATTAGATGCACTTGGCGATCTCTGCAACGAGGATGACTGGCTGGTGTTTGACCAGTTAACAGCTCCATCAGGGTCACTCCCAAACTGTAGAcgtctgtctctttgctttTACTGTATGATGTCCCGTCCATTCGTTAAGGAGCCGTGTACTCTGGACTGAGTGATCCGACTAGCTGACAGTGGGGCATCGATGAATGTTGCCGCACCTAAATGGGCCAGCTGGGCCGACATGAGGCAAGTAACAAGAATGTTGGTCGGACAGATGTCACCATGGAGGAGACGTGGCTTCAAAGTAAGGATATAGAAGAATGGTacatgtgatgtgtgttgtgtgagtgtgtgtggatgtgtgtgtg from Corticium candelabrum chromosome 12, ooCorCand1.1, whole genome shotgun sequence includes these protein-coding regions:
- the LOC134187827 gene encoding uncharacterized protein LOC134187827 → MDGTSYSKSKETDVYSLGVTLMELLTGQTPASHPRCRDRQVHLMEQREVCMTCMKMLYSQPSQRLTVSQALTGIANISETVEYIAGALRVTDGCALAAAALCVADGRASARRVAVDVVVGDLLDGVRWWCCCRHRCWLWCCCWCRCRLLLLLKCLCSCRHRSWSWWCCCWHLCQLLLLKCSCWSQCMGWCSSLVCAVVGVASTAAAAHIVAAAVGSGQIQVLLLMFLLLRNVVQVPLLNRVVQMPKLLLEVLVR
- the LOC134188185 gene encoding kinesin light chain 3-like, which gives rise to MELEEAKAEITTGLKYLNSGNYAAGEASYRRVLQLYDSAAASPGPAHKSHALHCLGFCLSEQGQCEEGFRLLTESLNIKRNLVPGNKSNLAATLHVLGVCLSKQGKLEDAVRVLQEALGLERTLNNKADIARTLHVLGVCLSKQGKLEDALTVLQEALELRHSLGPNYKDSTARTLHELGICLSKQGKLEDALRVLQEALGLERTLNNKEYTAASE